A genomic window from Luteolibacter sp. LG18 includes:
- a CDS encoding LacI family DNA-binding transcriptional regulator, giving the protein MPDSRLNTTEALAKHLGISRWTVSRVLNGHEGVKPETVRRVRQAIEELDFQPSALARGLRGGQTATIGVCFQDLDSPILAMRAAALQQQLREQGYHTVIELSGAGADLERHALRRFVAQHVDGIVLIFSRLPSDDPVLELLEREKIPSFWVDPENAVPGDKVTLNRSHSMKLVLEHLAELGHRRIALLGIDPLDRFGSLRMPGLKRHAPKVGLDFERDFLSVFHPGETRQSFDYGRELAAKLIATAKGKLPTAIIALNDRIAIGIINRLREEGIRVPEDVSVVGHDNIAVAEHFHPPLTTVDQQTDRLMHLAVRGLLDRLEPGAAPSPGRSLTVQPRLVVRNSTAPARG; this is encoded by the coding sequence ATGCCCGACTCCCGGCTCAACACCACCGAAGCCCTCGCCAAACATCTGGGGATCTCCCGCTGGACCGTGTCCCGTGTGCTCAACGGCCATGAGGGAGTAAAGCCCGAAACCGTCCGCCGGGTGCGCCAGGCCATCGAGGAACTCGATTTCCAACCCAGCGCCCTCGCCCGCGGCCTCCGCGGCGGCCAGACCGCCACCATCGGCGTGTGCTTCCAGGACCTCGATTCCCCGATCCTCGCGATGCGCGCCGCCGCCCTACAACAGCAGTTGCGCGAGCAGGGCTACCACACCGTCATCGAGCTTTCCGGTGCCGGCGCGGACCTGGAACGCCACGCGCTCCGCCGCTTCGTGGCCCAGCATGTCGATGGCATCGTCCTGATCTTCTCCCGCCTGCCGTCCGACGATCCCGTCCTGGAGCTGCTGGAGCGCGAGAAGATCCCCTCCTTCTGGGTCGACCCCGAGAACGCCGTGCCCGGCGACAAGGTGACGCTCAACCGCTCCCACTCCATGAAGCTCGTCCTCGAGCACCTCGCGGAACTCGGCCACCGCCGGATCGCCCTGCTGGGCATCGACCCGCTCGACCGCTTCGGTTCGCTGCGCATGCCCGGCCTGAAACGCCACGCGCCGAAGGTGGGCCTCGATTTCGAGCGCGACTTCCTCTCCGTGTTCCACCCCGGCGAGACCCGCCAATCCTTCGACTACGGCCGCGAGCTCGCCGCCAAGCTGATCGCCACCGCGAAAGGCAAGCTGCCCACCGCGATCATCGCCCTGAACGACCGCATCGCCATCGGCATCATCAACCGCCTGCGCGAGGAAGGCATCCGCGTGCCGGAGGACGTCTCGGTGGTCGGCCACGACAACATCGCCGTGGCGGAGCATTTCCATCCCCCGCTCACCACCGTGGACCAGCAGACCGACCGCCTCATGCACCTCGCGGTGCGCGGCCTGCTCGACCGGCTGGAACCCGGCGCCGCCCCTTCGCCCGGCCGCAGCCTCACCGTCCAGCCCCGGCTGGTGGTCCGGAACTCCACCGCCCCGGCCCGCGGATAG
- a CDS encoding sugar kinase yields the protein MLQIKPKSECAFDQISLGEVMLRLDPGEGRIRTARQFTAWEGGGEYNTSRGLRKVFGYKTGVVTAFVDNEVGHLVEDFIMQGGVATDFIQWREDDGIGRKVRNGLNFTERGFGIRGAVGNPDRGNTAASHLKPGDIDWDHIFGELGVRWFHTGGIFAALSETTAALTVEAVKAANKYGTVVSYDLNYRPSLWKTIGGLAKAQEVNREIAKYVDVMIGNEEDFTASLGFEVEGVDHNISNIETDAFKKMIETAVKEFPNFKVAATTLRGVITATINDWSAILWHDGKFHESRKYDKLEILDRVGGGDSFASGVQFGFLEFNDAQKAVDYGAAHGALASTTPGDTSMATRKEVEKQITGGGARVVR from the coding sequence ATGCTCCAGATCAAGCCCAAGTCCGAATGCGCGTTCGACCAGATTTCCCTCGGTGAAGTGATGCTCCGCCTCGATCCGGGCGAGGGCCGCATCCGCACCGCCCGCCAGTTCACCGCCTGGGAAGGCGGCGGCGAGTACAACACCTCCCGCGGCCTGCGCAAGGTCTTCGGCTACAAGACCGGCGTCGTCACCGCCTTCGTCGACAACGAGGTCGGCCACCTGGTGGAGGACTTCATCATGCAGGGCGGCGTGGCCACCGACTTCATCCAATGGCGCGAGGACGACGGCATCGGCCGCAAGGTCCGCAACGGCCTGAACTTCACCGAGCGCGGCTTCGGCATCCGCGGCGCGGTCGGCAATCCGGACCGCGGCAACACCGCCGCCTCCCACCTGAAGCCGGGCGACATCGACTGGGACCACATCTTCGGTGAACTCGGCGTGCGCTGGTTCCACACCGGCGGCATCTTCGCCGCGCTTTCCGAAACCACCGCCGCCCTCACCGTGGAGGCCGTGAAGGCCGCCAACAAGTACGGCACCGTCGTTTCCTACGACCTCAACTACCGCCCGTCCCTCTGGAAGACCATCGGCGGCCTCGCCAAGGCCCAGGAAGTCAACCGCGAGATCGCGAAGTACGTCGACGTGATGATCGGCAACGAGGAGGACTTCACCGCCTCCCTCGGCTTCGAGGTGGAGGGCGTGGACCACAACATCTCCAACATCGAGACCGACGCCTTCAAGAAGATGATCGAGACCGCCGTGAAGGAGTTCCCGAACTTCAAGGTCGCCGCCACCACCCTGCGCGGCGTGATCACCGCCACCATCAACGACTGGAGCGCCATCCTCTGGCACGACGGCAAGTTCCACGAGAGCCGCAAGTACGACAAGCTCGAGATCCTCGACCGCGTCGGCGGCGGCGACAGCTTCGCCTCCGGCGTGCAGTTCGGTTTCCTCGAGTTCAATGACGCGCAGAAAGCGGTCGACTACGGCGCGGCCCACGGCGCGCTGGCCTCCACCACCCCGGGCGACACCTCGATGGCGACCCGCAAGGAAGTGGAGAAGCAGATCACCGGCGGCGGCGCCCGC